One Thermococcus eurythermalis DNA segment encodes these proteins:
- a CDS encoding TIGR00288 family NYN domain-containing protein: MPGGSWERIISMTKDGIRSIGMIKKKVKRGKRIALLIDGPNILRKEFGIKLEDIVEALERIGDIRVAKVVLNQYAPQGLIEAVSNQGFEAIVVSGETGVKLAVEAMREIYNPNIDVIALATRNAEFLPVILKAKEKGKETAVIGVEPGFSAALKHAADYTITLEPKKEGGTKNEGNAH; encoded by the coding sequence ATGCCCGGGGGAAGCTGGGAAAGGATAATTTCGATGACAAAGGATGGAATCAGAAGCATAGGGATGATAAAGAAAAAGGTCAAGCGGGGGAAGAGGATAGCCCTCCTCATCGACGGCCCAAACATCCTTCGAAAGGAGTTCGGGATAAAGCTCGAAGACATCGTCGAGGCCCTCGAGAGGATAGGGGATATCCGTGTCGCTAAAGTCGTTCTCAACCAGTACGCTCCCCAGGGGCTCATCGAGGCCGTCTCGAATCAGGGCTTCGAGGCGATTGTTGTCTCGGGGGAAACAGGAGTCAAGCTCGCCGTTGAGGCCATGCGTGAGATTTACAACCCGAACATAGACGTCATAGCGCTCGCGACGCGAAACGCGGAGTTTCTACCGGTAATTCTGAAGGCCAAAGAAAAAGGAAAAGAAACAGCAGTCATCGGCGTTGAGCCGGGTTTCTCGGCCGCATTGAAGCACGCGGCGGACTACACCATTACCCTTGAGCCGAAGAAAGAGGGAGGGACAAAGAATGAAGGAAACGCTCATTAA
- a CDS encoding thiamine ABC transporter substrate-binding protein, translating into MKRLASLLIVAVFALSLFGAVPATAKETPTLTVYSYESIEPWMKEIIPIFENEYGAKVRLVTFGDAGEVLSKLILEKDNPQADVVIGIDNSYLQKAIQAEVLIPYRPENAGYIPEWIIEDFDPTFHLTPYDYGAIAIVYKKDVVKNPPKTFEDLTKPEWKGKLIVENPLTSSTGMAFFLWTIGVYGDMWPYYWEKLKQNDVIIVKGWGEGWEMWDKNQAPLFVSYATDPAYSACNYNDTSIGVVFLNNTAYVQIEGAGIVKGTKNLELAKKFINFLISKEAQEKLPLNQWMYPVNKEVELPPCFSYALDVSSAKVISITSEELAKNTDKWLREWRALMVEGKKPEEISPTQTATASNTGETESQGGEGSGICGPGAVIGLAVLPLALRRRL; encoded by the coding sequence ATGAAAAGGCTAGCGTCACTGCTGATTGTGGCAGTCTTTGCCCTCTCGCTCTTTGGGGCTGTGCCCGCTACGGCGAAGGAAACCCCAACGCTGACCGTCTACTCCTACGAGAGCATTGAGCCCTGGATGAAGGAAATCATACCCATCTTTGAGAACGAATACGGGGCCAAAGTGCGCCTCGTAACGTTCGGCGACGCCGGTGAGGTGCTCAGCAAGTTGATACTGGAGAAGGACAACCCCCAGGCGGACGTCGTCATCGGAATTGACAACAGCTACCTCCAGAAGGCCATTCAGGCGGAGGTTCTGATACCTTACAGGCCCGAGAACGCTGGCTACATCCCGGAGTGGATTATAGAGGACTTCGACCCGACGTTCCACCTCACTCCCTACGACTACGGTGCAATAGCCATCGTCTACAAGAAGGACGTCGTGAAGAACCCGCCGAAGACCTTTGAAGACCTTACGAAGCCCGAGTGGAAGGGCAAGCTCATTGTCGAGAACCCGCTCACGAGCTCAACGGGAATGGCGTTCTTCCTCTGGACTATCGGCGTTTACGGGGACATGTGGCCCTACTACTGGGAGAAGCTGAAGCAGAACGATGTAATAATCGTCAAGGGCTGGGGAGAAGGCTGGGAGATGTGGGACAAGAACCAGGCCCCGCTATTCGTCAGCTACGCCACAGACCCCGCTTACTCTGCCTGCAACTACAATGACACCAGCATAGGGGTCGTGTTCCTCAACAACACCGCCTACGTCCAGATTGAGGGCGCCGGAATCGTTAAGGGCACCAAGAACCTTGAACTCGCCAAGAAGTTCATAAACTTCCTGATAAGCAAGGAGGCCCAGGAGAAGCTCCCGCTCAACCAGTGGATGTACCCGGTGAACAAGGAAGTTGAGCTTCCGCCCTGCTTCAGCTATGCCCTCGACGTCAGCTCTGCCAAGGTTATCTCAATCACCTCGGAGGAGCTCGCCAAGAACACGGACAAGTGGCTCAGGGAGTGGAGGGCCCTCATGGTGGAGGGCAAGAAGCCGGAGGAAATCTCACCGACGCAGACCGCAACCGCATCAAACACGGGCGAGACTGAGAGCCAGGGCGGTGAGGGGTCTGGAATCTGCGGCCCGGGCGCTGTAATTGGCCTCGCGGTTCTCCCCCTCGCTCTGAGGAGGAGGCTCTGA
- a CDS encoding TIGR00288 family NYN domain-containing protein: MKETLIKVLRREKEQPEQEVEKVEIKGKSIGLIVDGPNILRKEFGIKLEDIVEALERIGKIRVAKVVLNQYAPQGLIEAVVNQGLEPVIVAGDTDVRIAIEAMELIYNSDVDVIALATRDADFLPIIQEAKRKGKETIIIGVEPGFSVALQNAADYVIKMVGREEQT; this comes from the coding sequence ATGAAGGAAACGCTCATTAAGGTGCTCAGGCGCGAGAAGGAACAACCGGAGCAGGAAGTTGAGAAAGTTGAAATAAAAGGCAAGAGCATCGGGCTTATCGTCGACGGGCCCAACATTCTTCGAAAGGAGTTCGGGATAAAGCTCGAAGACATCGTCGAGGCGCTTGAGAGAATTGGTAAAATAAGGGTCGCGAAGGTCGTTCTCAACCAGTACGCTCCCCAGGGGCTCATCGAGGCCGTTGTCAACCAGGGGCTTGAGCCCGTGATAGTCGCGGGGGATACCGATGTTAGAATCGCCATCGAGGCCATGGAGCTGATTTACAACTCCGACGTCGATGTCATAGCCCTTGCCACGAGGGACGCAGACTTCCTCCCCATAATCCAGGAGGCCAAGAGGAAGGGGAAGGAAACGATAATCATAGGTGTTGAACCCGGCTTTTCTGTGGCCCTCCAGAACGCGGCGGACTACGTCATCAAGATGGTCGGCAGGGAAGAGCAGACCTGA
- a CDS encoding tRNA(Met) cytidine acetyltransferase TmcA translates to MTVKVRFDKEVREYAKGEKVKDSVLKLTETALAQALENFHRRMILIEGDTLRKAELAGILAGASARVLSGVLDELMKKRLRDESEDKIEVLYATDALGEETFGRKRYEAFRKHFDVLAGSNVEVKAVTFKHTRDILGRTYDLLVLDMSYDYSPNDLGRIIETVRGGGLIFILAHPFEKWKDMWTGFHKSLVTPPYTIDDVKKRFNRRLIRKFTEHDGIYIITENGKARKKPKRHKSQAKIKGRKGVPIPEETLFPRELYEMALTEGQVEVLKAFEELVDGGMLVLTADRGRGKSVSVGIGAIGLALALKKRTRIVVTAPELENVQALFRFAKRALEKLGFKPHVVEERGLIKELYARKIGLRYYPPAEGYRKSADLYILDEAAGIHVPILHKYLNKERVVYSSTIHGYEGAGRGFSVKFLKRAREKREFKELHMDEPIRYAENDPIERWLFDVLLLDAEPVELTEEDFELIKKKEVCLEEPDLDDWFENDREDLRHFVGIYILAHYRNRPSDVALLADAPHHEARVLRLKNGKIVTAVQIAKEGGIPKNVIEKMAKGYKPRGNIIPDMMVKHHYLKEFAKLKGYRIVRIATHPDAMDMGLGSKALELLEKEAREKGLDWIGSGFGASEELVRFWVRNGFAVVHLSPARNPVSGEYTAIVLKPISERARKLIKKANDEFRIRFTEWLGDTHRELEPEIARWLFETPFGEAVEYPVHLTDIQKKRLDAFTGKVLTYDTVVDAVRPIVKLYFLDGWMKPYLDERQIQLLIYRVLQAHSWEETAKLIDRTETFTMIEVRDIIRGLWYYYKRLL, encoded by the coding sequence GTGACCGTCAAGGTCCGCTTTGACAAGGAAGTGAGAGAGTACGCGAAGGGCGAGAAGGTTAAGGACTCGGTTCTCAAGCTCACTGAGACCGCTTTAGCCCAGGCCCTTGAGAACTTCCACAGGAGAATGATCCTAATCGAGGGCGATACCCTGAGGAAGGCCGAGCTGGCCGGAATACTCGCGGGGGCCTCCGCGAGGGTTTTGAGTGGAGTTCTCGACGAGCTGATGAAGAAACGCCTCCGCGACGAGAGCGAGGACAAAATCGAGGTTCTCTACGCCACCGACGCCCTTGGCGAGGAGACATTCGGCAGGAAGCGCTACGAGGCCTTCAGAAAGCACTTCGACGTTCTGGCCGGCTCGAACGTCGAGGTAAAGGCCGTGACCTTCAAGCACACCCGTGACATCCTTGGAAGGACTTACGACCTGCTGGTTCTCGACATGAGCTACGACTACTCGCCGAACGACCTCGGAAGGATCATCGAGACCGTGCGCGGTGGTGGGCTAATATTCATACTCGCCCACCCGTTTGAGAAGTGGAAGGACATGTGGACGGGCTTCCACAAGAGCCTCGTAACGCCACCTTACACCATAGACGACGTCAAGAAGCGCTTCAACAGGCGCCTTATCAGAAAGTTTACGGAGCATGACGGTATCTACATCATCACCGAGAACGGAAAGGCCAGGAAAAAGCCGAAGAGACACAAGAGCCAGGCCAAGATAAAGGGCCGAAAGGGCGTGCCGATTCCCGAGGAGACCCTCTTCCCGAGGGAGCTCTACGAGATGGCCTTAACCGAGGGCCAGGTTGAGGTCTTGAAGGCCTTCGAGGAGCTCGTTGATGGCGGAATGCTCGTTCTGACTGCAGACAGGGGAAGGGGCAAGAGCGTTTCCGTTGGAATAGGCGCAATAGGTCTGGCCTTGGCTCTAAAGAAGAGGACGAGAATCGTTGTTACAGCTCCAGAGCTTGAGAACGTCCAGGCTCTCTTCCGCTTCGCCAAGAGGGCCCTTGAAAAGCTTGGCTTTAAGCCCCACGTCGTTGAGGAGAGGGGCCTGATAAAGGAGCTCTACGCGAGGAAAATCGGCCTCCGCTATTACCCACCGGCCGAGGGCTACAGGAAGAGCGCCGACCTCTACATTCTCGACGAGGCCGCGGGAATTCACGTGCCCATACTCCACAAGTACCTCAACAAGGAGAGAGTCGTCTACTCCTCAACAATCCACGGCTACGAGGGAGCGGGAAGGGGCTTCTCGGTCAAGTTCCTCAAGAGGGCGAGAGAGAAGAGGGAGTTTAAGGAGCTCCACATGGATGAGCCAATCCGCTACGCTGAAAACGACCCGATTGAGCGGTGGCTCTTTGACGTCCTGCTCCTTGATGCTGAACCAGTGGAGCTCACAGAGGAGGACTTCGAGCTGATCAAGAAGAAGGAAGTCTGCCTTGAGGAGCCAGACCTCGACGACTGGTTCGAAAACGACAGGGAAGACCTCAGGCACTTCGTTGGGATCTACATCCTCGCCCACTACCGCAACAGGCCAAGCGACGTTGCCCTGCTGGCCGATGCGCCCCACCACGAGGCCCGCGTGCTCAGGCTGAAAAACGGCAAGATTGTTACGGCAGTCCAGATAGCCAAAGAGGGCGGAATTCCCAAGAACGTCATCGAGAAAATGGCCAAGGGCTACAAGCCGAGGGGCAACATAATCCCCGATATGATGGTCAAGCACCACTACCTGAAGGAGTTCGCCAAGCTGAAGGGCTACCGCATAGTCAGAATTGCGACGCACCCGGACGCGATGGACATGGGGCTCGGAAGCAAGGCCCTTGAGCTCCTTGAGAAGGAAGCGAGGGAGAAGGGCCTCGACTGGATAGGCTCCGGCTTCGGTGCGAGCGAAGAGCTCGTCCGCTTCTGGGTCAGGAACGGCTTTGCGGTGGTACACCTCAGCCCTGCCCGAAACCCGGTCAGCGGCGAGTACACTGCGATAGTCCTCAAGCCAATAAGCGAGAGAGCGAGGAAGCTCATCAAGAAGGCCAACGACGAGTTCAGGATAAGGTTCACGGAGTGGCTCGGGGACACCCACAGGGAGCTCGAGCCCGAGATAGCGCGCTGGCTCTTTGAGACACCTTTCGGCGAAGCCGTTGAATACCCTGTTCACCTCACGGACATCCAGAAGAAGAGGCTGGATGCGTTCACGGGCAAGGTTCTCACCTACGACACCGTGGTTGACGCAGTCAGGCCAATCGTCAAGCTCTACTTCCTCGACGGCTGGATGAAGCCCTACCTCGATGAGAGGCAGATACAACTCCTAATCTACCGCGTCCTTCAAGCTCATAGCTGGGAGGAGACGGCGAAGCTCATAGACAGGACAGAGACCTTTACCATGATAGAGGTAAGGGACATCATAAGGGGCCTCTGGTACTACTACAAGAGGCTCCTTTGA
- a CDS encoding tRNA-guanine transglycosylase, with the protein MSARPKPPREFTFFPVVNFITGPPGVLRNGGIWKSIKRGIIHELKLSTIMTQVLHFVDFNLNEKSFNEWFKDGKTLKDWIIQENPTYSPILFADSGGFKLLYNREYDLSKYQLKATPESVLDLQLKLGADYVASLDYPIPPGLNKKETNERMEKSIMNAVRLMELVYDSHDVDVFPYLAVHGRSYEEIQYYVKRLFNLLEETGFNEYSHYPFGLAIGSMVPIKNHYELIVEIIKALKDTLLEIHSDPEKIPIHVFGISGRITPFMYYLGVNSFDSNTYVKAAQNLQFFVSYTQKKKFYTITNRDLDLCPFCDCIRGRNLQKAKKILKSKSYSRYILNGKEVIKSDIYGIIALHNLSVQLNLIGELKKYNPKSREFKEWLVRYANSDNKLLKVVAKLSTIDEDFIDIATKFKLKLPKLSKGQFYAQRISLKRDPTKFDITKTPYSVSPEKRVILILSCTPKKPYSKSTTHKLIFRYLQEHGVDIKKIEKVTLSGMYGPVPQDFEKETSILEYDFVLSSRTPEEQITLVSTRLKEFLEVHAKDKWVIAYIGGGPYRKIVQRVQKELNGKVSIILLPDETQLKRRVNSEVRKKTHLKTLVATLKGLLKNY; encoded by the coding sequence ATGTCTGCCCGTCCAAAGCCACCACGAGAATTCACATTTTTTCCCGTAGTCAATTTCATAACAGGCCCTCCGGGAGTTCTCCGAAATGGGGGTATATGGAAATCGATTAAAAGAGGAATAATACACGAGCTAAAATTGTCTACAATAATGACTCAAGTTCTTCACTTTGTGGATTTTAATCTCAATGAAAAGAGCTTTAATGAATGGTTTAAGGATGGAAAGACATTAAAAGACTGGATTATACAAGAGAATCCAACTTATTCCCCTATTCTTTTCGCAGATAGTGGTGGTTTTAAACTTCTGTATAACCGGGAGTATGATTTGTCAAAGTACCAACTTAAAGCAACACCCGAAAGCGTTTTGGATTTGCAACTTAAACTTGGTGCTGACTACGTTGCATCTTTGGATTATCCAATACCCCCCGGACTAAATAAGAAAGAAACTAATGAAAGAATGGAAAAGAGCATTATGAATGCTGTACGCCTGATGGAATTAGTATATGATTCACATGATGTGGATGTTTTTCCGTATCTTGCTGTCCATGGCAGATCCTACGAAGAAATTCAGTATTATGTCAAAAGATTGTTCAATCTCCTTGAGGAAACCGGATTTAATGAGTATTCCCACTATCCTTTTGGGTTGGCCATTGGTTCAATGGTTCCAATAAAGAACCATTATGAGCTAATCGTTGAGATAATAAAAGCTCTCAAGGACACATTACTTGAGATACATTCTGACCCAGAAAAAATTCCCATACATGTTTTTGGAATTTCTGGAAGGATAACTCCTTTCATGTATTATTTGGGAGTAAACAGTTTTGACAGTAATACATATGTCAAAGCTGCCCAAAATCTTCAGTTTTTTGTTTCATACACTCAAAAAAAGAAATTTTACACGATAACCAACAGAGATTTGGATTTATGCCCATTTTGTGATTGCATCAGAGGACGAAATCTTCAGAAAGCAAAAAAGATACTAAAGAGCAAAAGTTACTCTCGATATATCCTCAATGGGAAAGAAGTAATCAAGTCGGATATCTATGGTATAATTGCACTTCATAATCTATCTGTTCAATTGAATCTTATAGGAGAACTGAAAAAGTACAATCCTAAATCTCGCGAGTTTAAAGAGTGGCTTGTTAGATATGCAAATAGTGACAACAAGCTTTTGAAAGTAGTTGCTAAGTTATCAACGATTGACGAAGACTTCATCGATATTGCCACTAAATTTAAGTTGAAACTTCCAAAACTCTCCAAGGGCCAGTTTTATGCCCAGAGAATTTCCTTAAAGCGTGATCCCACCAAGTTTGACATAACAAAAACACCGTATAGTGTCTCCCCAGAGAAGAGAGTTATTTTAATCTTATCCTGCACTCCAAAAAAACCATACTCAAAATCTACAACACACAAGCTTATTTTTAGATATCTTCAGGAGCATGGTGTTGATATTAAAAAAATTGAAAAGGTTACTCTCTCTGGAATGTATGGTCCGGTTCCCCAGGATTTTGAAAAAGAAACTTCGATATTGGAATACGACTTTGTACTATCTTCTCGTACTCCAGAAGAACAAATAACTCTTGTATCCACTAGGCTGAAAGAGTTTTTGGAGGTTCATGCAAAAGATAAATGGGTCATTGCATACATCGGGGGTGGACCATACAGGAAAATTGTCCAGAGAGTTCAAAAAGAGCTGAACGGGAAAGTTTCTATAATCCTTCTTCCAGATGAAACTCAACTAAAAAGAAGAGTTAATTCAGAAGTCAGGAAAAAGACTCATTTAAAGACTCTCGTAGCGACACTAAAGGGACTATTAAAAAATTATTAA